A stretch of the Chroococcidiopsis sp. SAG 2025 genome encodes the following:
- a CDS encoding cyclic nucleotide-binding domain-containing protein, whose protein sequence is MVQNSFTTSVSKQQLAETLGQVLPEPELDRCLKHAIIQEPAAGKQFWQAADAEPGIYIIIAGKVRLLDNTNDLLVTLETGASFGESTLFPTGSFQPYSARASVNLKLYYLPNWLLQDLSHKYPSIQKHLYRQAVLRDWLLLCPQIAALRKLPGLMKALSLLERHELPVGQLPSALKNQKLWLLRRGQLVHTSGLSLTQGSIYTPSLLKGHSWQVDRPTELYSLNETQWKTALDYLPQLEQLLSSDTLPVVAEEQGDSGSPVPKELGIGGRGAGVQVGRAEEQG, encoded by the coding sequence CATTCACTACATCTGTTTCTAAGCAACAGCTAGCCGAAACTCTGGGGCAAGTGCTTCCAGAACCGGAACTCGACCGCTGCCTCAAACACGCCATAATCCAAGAGCCTGCTGCTGGAAAACAGTTTTGGCAAGCAGCTGATGCCGAACCTGGAATCTATATAATTATTGCAGGCAAGGTGAGGCTACTCGATAACACCAATGACTTACTTGTAACCCTAGAGACAGGAGCATCCTTTGGTGAGAGTACTCTATTTCCGACAGGCTCCTTTCAACCTTACTCTGCCAGAGCTTCTGTTAATCTGAAGCTCTACTATCTTCCTAATTGGCTGTTACAAGACCTGAGCCACAAATATCCTTCAATTCAAAAACATCTTTATCGTCAAGCAGTACTGCGGGATTGGCTACTGTTATGTCCTCAAATTGCTGCTTTACGCAAGCTGCCTGGATTGATGAAAGCGCTATCACTGCTGGAACGGCACGAACTTCCAGTAGGTCAACTCCCATCTGCCCTCAAAAATCAGAAGCTATGGCTCCTCCGGCGGGGGCAGTTGGTGCATACTTCAGGTCTAAGCCTGACGCAGGGAAGTATTTACACGCCCTCTCTGCTAAAGGGACATTCTTGGCAAGTAGATCGACCAACTGAGCTATACAGTCTCAATGAAACTCAATGGAAGACAGCGCTGGATTACTTACCCCAGTTGGAGCAGTTGCTTTCATCTGATACCTTGCCAGTGGTAGCAGAAGAGCAGGGGGACTCGGGGTCCCCGGTTCCGAAGGAACTGGGGATAGGGGGGAGAGGGGCAGGTGTGCAGGTGGGCAGGGCAGAGGAGCAGGGG